One region of Gilliamella sp. ESL0405 genomic DNA includes:
- a CDS encoding flagellar basal body L-ring protein FlgH, giving the protein MKYFCIVVTFFLFSCAQLPKKPLVKGETSIVPKMPEIVNSTGSIYQSAQPSSYGYQPMFEDRRPRHIGDVLTIVLQENVSASKSSSINAGRNSSVALGVKAIPPFLDGLIGRGKVDTDLSGANDFKGSGGANAKNTFSGTITVTVQDVMINGNLKVIGEKQIAINQGTEFIRFSGVVNPRTISGNNTVISTQVADARIEYVGNGYIDEAQTMGWLQRLFFNLSPF; this is encoded by the coding sequence ATGAAATATTTTTGTATTGTTGTGACATTTTTTTTATTTAGCTGTGCTCAGTTACCTAAAAAGCCGTTAGTTAAAGGCGAAACAAGTATTGTTCCTAAAATGCCAGAAATTGTGAATTCAACCGGTTCAATTTATCAGTCGGCGCAACCAAGCAGTTATGGTTATCAACCGATGTTTGAAGATCGCCGTCCTCGTCATATCGGTGATGTGTTAACGATCGTATTACAAGAAAATGTCAGTGCCAGCAAAAGTTCATCAATTAATGCCGGGCGCAATAGTTCGGTTGCTTTAGGTGTAAAAGCGATACCGCCATTTTTAGATGGACTAATTGGGCGTGGTAAAGTTGATACCGATCTATCCGGTGCTAATGATTTTAAAGGTTCAGGCGGTGCCAATGCGAAAAACACATTTAGTGGCACCATTACCGTTACGGTGCAAGATGTGATGATCAACGGTAATTTAAAAGTCATTGGTGAAAAACAGATAGCAATCAATCAAGGTACAGAGTTTATTCGCTTTTCCGGCGTAGTTAACCCAAGAACAATAAGTGGAAATAACACCGTAATTTCGACGCAAGTTGCCGATGCTCGTATTGAGTATGTAGGTAATGGTTATATTGACGAAGCCCAAACAATGGGCTGGTTACAGCGTCTGTTTTTTAATCTTTCACCATTTTAA
- the flgG gene encoding flagellar basal-body rod protein FlgG has translation MIKSLWIAKTGLTAQQMNMDIISNNLANVSTGGFKRQRAVFEDLLYQTLRQPGAQSSEQTTLPSGLQIGTGVRPVATERIHSQGNLELTDNSSDIAINGQGFFQVLMPDGTQAYTRSGAFQVNQNGQLVTAAGYEIQPTINIPSNAIKMTVGRDGVVSVTLANQSTQVQVGQLTLHTFINDTGLESVGENLYLETESSGAPTENTPGLNGAGLLYQGYIETSNVNVAEELVNMIQVQRAYEINSKAISASDQMLQRLNQL, from the coding sequence ATGATTAAATCATTATGGATAGCTAAAACCGGATTAACCGCTCAGCAAATGAATATGGATATTATTTCTAACAATCTAGCTAACGTTAGCACAGGTGGATTTAAACGGCAAAGAGCGGTCTTTGAAGATTTACTTTATCAAACGCTCCGTCAGCCGGGTGCTCAATCATCTGAGCAAACCACACTACCGTCAGGCTTACAAATTGGTACTGGTGTAAGACCTGTTGCTACCGAACGAATTCACAGCCAAGGTAACTTAGAGTTGACCGATAACAGTAGTGATATTGCAATTAATGGGCAGGGATTTTTTCAAGTTTTAATGCCCGACGGTACGCAAGCCTATACTCGTAGCGGTGCGTTTCAAGTTAATCAAAATGGTCAATTAGTCACGGCTGCTGGTTACGAAATTCAACCGACAATCAATATTCCTTCTAATGCTATAAAAATGACCGTTGGGCGAGACGGTGTTGTGAGTGTAACTTTAGCTAATCAATCAACCCAAGTGCAAGTCGGGCAGTTGACTTTACACACTTTTATTAATGACACTGGACTTGAAAGTGTTGGCGAAAATCTTTATCTGGAAACGGAAAGTTCGGGGGCGCCGACTGAAAATACGCCCGGATTAAATGGTGCTGGGTTGTTATACCAAGGTTATATCGAAACATCAAATGTCAATGTGGCCGAAGAGTTGGTGAATATGATTCAAGTGCAACGTGCTTATGAGATTAACAGCAAAGCGATTTCGGCATCAGACCAAATGTTGCAACGTTTAAATCAACTATAA
- a CDS encoding flagellar basal body rod protein FlgF — MDRVIYTAMTAASQTLNQQAITTNNLANVSTVGFRAQLAAMKAVPIVENALPTRTMVTTTTPTFDSTMGAFNYTGRNLDVALSQDHWLAVQLTDGSEAYTRNGAIEIDENGTLNIQGYPLLGDNGVLTVPQRSQVSVSSDGTLSALGAGDKRTTIAQVGKIKKVRLEPSEIIRGDDGFFHATEQTRNALGAVLPDNPNAKLMSGVLEGSNVNPVTAMVNLISHSRQFEMQIKQIMTADQNAQSANQILSLT, encoded by the coding sequence ATGGATCGCGTTATATATACAGCAATGACAGCTGCCAGCCAGACGCTTAATCAGCAGGCGATTACAACCAATAATCTTGCTAATGTGTCAACGGTTGGTTTTCGTGCTCAATTAGCGGCGATGAAGGCGGTGCCGATTGTGGAAAATGCATTGCCGACCAGAACTATGGTTACCACAACCACGCCAACTTTCGATTCGACTATGGGCGCATTTAACTATACCGGACGTAATTTAGATGTTGCACTTTCTCAAGACCATTGGTTGGCGGTGCAGTTGACTGACGGCAGTGAAGCTTATACCCGTAATGGGGCGATCGAAATTGACGAAAATGGCACGCTCAATATCCAAGGCTACCCATTACTGGGTGATAATGGCGTATTAACTGTGCCTCAACGTTCACAAGTTAGTGTAAGTTCTGACGGCACATTATCAGCATTAGGAGCAGGCGATAAACGTACCACCATTGCTCAGGTAGGCAAGATAAAAAAAGTTCGCCTTGAACCTAGTGAAATAATCCGTGGTGATGACGGTTTCTTTCATGCAACCGAACAAACACGTAATGCGCTTGGCGCTGTTTTGCCGGATAACCCCAATGCAAAACTGATGTCGGGTGTTTTAGAAGGTAGTAATGTCAACCCTGTTACTGCAATGGTGAATTTGATTAGCCATTCACGTCAATTTGAAATGCAAATTAAACAAATTATGACCGCTGATCAAAATGCACAAAGCGCTAATCAAATTTTATCGTTAACTTAA
- the flgE gene encoding flagellar hook protein FlgE translates to MGFSQAISGMNAASKQLDVIGNNIANSATVGFKSASISFADIYAGSKVGMGVKVAAVVQNFNDGTTTATNNSLDVAISGNGFFRLVDSSGQVYYTRNGQFQLDAERNIISADGLQLTGYLATGTPPKIQQGATPEPLKVSQEMLNASATTKASLQTNLNSNSKVPEKQPLNALDADTFNYSTTITTYDSLGNQRNVQLFYVKTADNQWDVHYLDGSDPTASLQKLGQMEFDSTGKLISDPDMTVNLNGINGSADNSFTLSFTNSSQQNMGKEVGSIKTPVVDGYAAGDLVGYSIANDGSLFGIYSNQQTMLLGQIAMADFANVNGLEPAGNNNWRATLNSGAEVLGMANSGTLGSLMSGAVESSNVDMSQELVNMIVAQRNYQSNSQTIKTQDQILNTLVNLR, encoded by the coding sequence ATGGGATTTTCTCAGGCAATTAGTGGTATGAATGCTGCTTCAAAGCAATTAGATGTAATTGGTAATAATATTGCCAATTCGGCAACAGTCGGTTTTAAAAGCGCCAGTATCTCATTTGCTGATATCTATGCTGGCTCAAAAGTCGGTATGGGCGTAAAAGTTGCAGCAGTTGTGCAAAATTTCAATGACGGCACTACCACAGCGACCAATAACAGTTTAGATGTCGCTATTTCGGGTAATGGATTTTTCCGTTTGGTTGATAGCAGTGGTCAAGTTTACTATACCCGTAATGGGCAATTTCAATTAGATGCTGAAAGAAACATTATCTCTGCTGACGGTTTACAATTAACCGGTTACCTTGCCACCGGCACACCACCTAAAATTCAACAAGGTGCAACCCCAGAGCCTTTAAAAGTGTCACAAGAGATGTTAAATGCTTCGGCAACGACTAAAGCTTCACTACAAACGAATTTAAATTCGAACAGTAAAGTTCCTGAAAAGCAGCCATTAAATGCACTTGATGCTGATACTTTCAATTACTCAACGACAATAACCACTTATGATTCATTAGGTAATCAACGTAATGTTCAGCTGTTTTATGTTAAAACGGCAGATAATCAATGGGATGTGCATTACCTTGACGGTAGTGATCCAACGGCGAGCTTGCAAAAATTAGGTCAAATGGAGTTTGACTCGACCGGTAAATTAATTAGCGATCCGGATATGACCGTTAACCTAAACGGCATTAATGGCTCTGCCGATAACAGTTTTACTTTATCATTTACGAACAGTTCTCAGCAAAATATGGGCAAAGAAGTCGGTAGCATTAAAACCCCGGTTGTTGACGGATACGCCGCAGGCGATTTGGTCGGTTACAGTATCGCTAATGATGGTTCGCTCTTTGGTATTTATTCTAACCAACAAACCATGTTATTAGGTCAAATTGCTATGGCTGATTTTGCTAACGTTAATGGACTTGAGCCAGCAGGCAATAACAATTGGCGTGCAACACTTAATTCGGGTGCTGAAGTTTTAGGTATGGCAAACTCAGGTACGTTAGGTTCACTAATGAGTGGTGCTGTTGAATCGTCAAATGTGGATATGAGCCAAGAGCTGGTTAATATGATTGTTGCACAGCGTAATTATCAATCCAACTCACAAACCATAAAAACGCAAGATCAAATTCTCAACACACTAGTTAACTTGCGTTAA
- the flgD gene encoding flagellar hook assembly protein FlgD, translating into MGISNVSVSESSATKSPQSLQKSSSDGNSSKELQDNFLTLLIAQMKNQDPTNPMDNSQLTSQLAQINTLAGIERLNTTLGMVSGQIDDSLSVNASNMIGKGVMVPGNKILVATSDIEGSKTEKETITTPFGFELVRDADSVIITIQDENGNVVREVDLGAIPAGVSSFTWDGELNDGTTAPDGSYTFTVKATSEGQKVSSTALSYSVVYGVINSKVNNKVLLDLGILGSISIDEVRQIL; encoded by the coding sequence ATGGGGATTTCTAATGTGTCTGTTTCTGAATCATCTGCGACAAAAAGTCCACAATCACTGCAAAAAAGCTCATCAGACGGTAATTCCAGTAAAGAGCTACAAGATAATTTCTTAACTTTGCTCATTGCACAAATGAAGAATCAAGACCCAACCAATCCAATGGATAATAGCCAACTAACATCACAATTGGCGCAAATTAATACGTTAGCCGGTATTGAAAGGCTTAATACGACACTGGGTATGGTTTCCGGTCAAATTGATGACAGCTTGTCGGTTAATGCCAGTAATATGATTGGTAAAGGCGTTATGGTGCCCGGCAATAAAATATTGGTTGCTACTTCTGATATTGAAGGTTCTAAAACTGAAAAAGAAACCATTACAACACCATTTGGGTTTGAGCTTGTTCGTGATGCTGACTCAGTCATTATTACCATTCAAGATGAAAATGGCAATGTGGTACGAGAAGTTGATTTGGGCGCAATCCCTGCTGGGGTAAGCTCATTTACTTGGGATGGTGAATTAAATGACGGCACAACAGCACCCGACGGGAGTTACACATTTACCGTTAAGGCAACCAGCGAAGGGCAAAAAGTGTCATCAACTGCATTATCTTATTCAGTTGTCTATGGCGTTATTAATAGCAAGGTTAACAATAAAGTATTACTTGATTTAGGAATACTCGGTTCAATTAGTATTGACGAAGTTCGTCAAATTCTTTAA
- the flgC gene encoding flagellar basal body rod protein FlgC yields MSFSIFSISGSALMAQSQRMNVSASNLANADSVTSTSGQAYRAKQVIFQVDNYGDPNRVSGVKVAQVIDDPTPMNLVYQPNHPLADEQGYIQKPNVDPVAEMVNTISASRSYQANVEVINTAKSLMLKTLTLGQ; encoded by the coding sequence ATGAGTTTTTCAATTTTTTCGATTTCGGGTTCAGCTTTAATGGCACAGTCGCAACGAATGAATGTGAGTGCCAGTAATTTAGCCAATGCCGATAGTGTCACCAGTACTTCCGGTCAAGCATATCGAGCTAAACAAGTCATTTTTCAGGTTGATAATTATGGGGATCCCAATCGTGTTTCTGGTGTAAAAGTTGCTCAAGTGATTGATGACCCAACACCAATGAACTTAGTTTATCAGCCCAATCATCCATTAGCCGATGAGCAAGGTTATATTCAAAAACCGAATGTCGATCCGGTTGCCGAAATGGTAAATACTATTTCAGCCTCTCGCAGTTATCAAGCTAATGTTGAAGTGATTAATACGGCAAAAAGTTTAATGCTAAAAACACTGACTTTAGGACAATAA
- the flgB gene encoding flagellar basal body rod protein FlgB translates to MLNKLDTFVNFHQQALNIRNQRQEILAANIANSDTPNYQARDIDFNRELKKAINHQHNINHVTLNITAKNHIQVNSSNQFNYDLLYRVPYQVSADGNTVEMDHERTAFMDNAIHYQSNLTFLGEQFKNVMAVLQQG, encoded by the coding sequence ATGTTAAATAAATTAGATACTTTTGTTAATTTTCATCAACAAGCATTAAATATTCGCAACCAGCGTCAAGAGATATTAGCGGCAAATATTGCCAATAGTGATACGCCTAACTATCAGGCTCGAGATATTGATTTTAATCGTGAATTAAAAAAGGCTATTAATCATCAGCATAATATTAATCATGTCACACTCAATATTACTGCCAAAAATCATATTCAAGTCAATTCATCAAATCAGTTTAATTATGATCTTCTTTATCGAGTTCCTTATCAAGTGTCTGCTGACGGTAATACGGTTGAAATGGATCATGAACGAACAGCTTTTATGGATAACGCTATCCATTATCAAAGTAATTTAACCTTTTTAGGTGAGCAGTTTAAAAATGTAATGGCAGTATTGCAGCAAGGATAA
- the flgA gene encoding flagellar basal body P-ring formation chaperone FlgA, with amino-acid sequence MKKQIKDVVLQQLSIKEIDSLDIKYLSTKPIFKCDFPVLTLLNKSKYWGNMTLSAKCNKTTQYIQIYVSVIGKYFVANQPISAGTQITEDHIKMRSGRLDQLPASVIIDKAEIINKIAIRNINNEEPLKSAMLQKNWRIKAGQIVKVMINGDGYLIATNGKALSNGALDDLINIKLQSGNIVEGLVTEQGITILNK; translated from the coding sequence ATGAAAAAACAAATTAAAGATGTCGTATTACAACAATTGAGCATCAAAGAAATTGATAGCTTGGATATTAAGTACCTTTCAACTAAACCCATTTTTAAATGCGATTTTCCGGTATTAACATTACTCAATAAAAGTAAATATTGGGGAAATATGACCTTGAGCGCTAAATGCAACAAAACGACACAATACATTCAAATATATGTATCTGTGATAGGCAAATATTTTGTAGCTAATCAACCAATAAGCGCCGGTACACAAATTACGGAAGATCACATTAAAATGCGATCTGGTCGGTTAGATCAGTTACCGGCTAGTGTTATTATCGATAAAGCCGAAATTATAAATAAAATAGCCATACGCAATATCAATAATGAAGAGCCACTCAAATCGGCAATGCTACAAAAAAATTGGCGCATTAAAGCTGGACAGATAGTAAAAGTGATGATCAATGGTGATGGATATTTAATTGCAACTAATGGTAAAGCATTAAGTAATGGGGCTTTAGATGATCTTATTAACATTAAACTTCAATCAGGTAATATTGTTGAAGGTCTGGTTACCGAGCAAGGTATAACAATTCTTAACAAATAA
- the flgM gene encoding flagellar biosynthesis anti-sigma factor FlgM: MSIEATKLVTTISGVLSRDVSVEQHKNKNASVQTKDNASQSTNVSLSKNTMTLLQSTQSDIDMEKVNNIKQAITNGSLVINPDKIADELIKQTIEDMKC; this comes from the coding sequence ATGAGTATAGAGGCGACTAAATTAGTGACAACAATATCTGGGGTACTTAGCCGAGATGTATCAGTTGAACAGCATAAAAATAAAAATGCATCGGTGCAAACCAAAGACAACGCATCACAAAGTACTAACGTAAGTTTAAGCAAAAATACAATGACACTTTTACAATCTACCCAAAGTGACATTGATATGGAAAAAGTTAACAACATCAAACAAGCGATAACAAATGGAAGCTTAGTGATAAACCCCGACAAAATTGCCGACGAGCTGATTAAACAAACAATTGAAGATATGAAATGCTAA
- a CDS encoding flagella synthesis protein FlgN, translating to MLELDNILTKVTAMLHTLSDILQTEQQILTNKSSINQLNEIINQKSKLLIELKLLDEQRIKVSKQFEIQTPYSQVPELAKKWQKITETTKQLAQINRDNGMIIQNRLNITEQTINHLRSLNNPVVYTNHGYQQNETISSKRAKV from the coding sequence ATGTTAGAATTAGATAACATCTTAACTAAAGTAACAGCCATGTTACACACACTTTCAGATATCCTACAAACTGAACAACAAATATTGACTAATAAAAGTTCAATTAATCAGCTAAATGAAATAATCAATCAAAAAAGCAAACTCCTTATCGAGCTAAAATTACTCGATGAGCAACGCATCAAAGTAAGCAAACAATTTGAGATTCAAACACCCTATAGCCAAGTTCCTGAGCTCGCTAAAAAGTGGCAAAAAATCACTGAGACAACCAAACAGCTTGCTCAAATCAATCGTGATAATGGCATGATTATTCAAAATCGCTTAAATATCACAGAGCAAACCATAAATCATTTAAGAAGCTTAAATAATCCCGTTGTTTATACCAATCATGGTTACCAACAAAACGAAACGATTTCATCAAAACGAGCTAAAGTTTAG
- the flhB gene encoding flagellar biosynthesis protein FlhB, with protein MADDSDLDKSEQPTDSKIKKAKEKGQIPRSRELTSLIILLVGIMLFWSMGTNLVRNLITIIQTAMKISYRVDDDKLMIFNLVNLLTAGFWAILPIFCALVIVAIIAPTGVGGLLFSLQSIKPNFKKLNPIAGFKRLFSGRIFSELLKSVLKVILISITSALFLLHHFPDMLALPNMYLNNALAKVVQLLIICGILAVLSLIPMVSFDIFYQIWSNLKKLKMSKQEIKDEFKEQEGNPQIKGRIRQMQQAVARRRMMKDVAKANVIVTNPTHYAVALQYDEKTMAAPKLLAKGTNKIALRIKEIANEHNIPQLEAPPLARALYRHGEIGETIPAELYTAVAQILAWVYQLKHWYKYGGNKPIAPNNLPIPESFTVNK; from the coding sequence ATGGCTGACGATAGTGACTTAGATAAGAGTGAACAACCCACCGATAGCAAAATAAAAAAAGCTAAAGAAAAGGGACAGATTCCTCGTTCTCGTGAATTAACATCGTTAATAATACTACTCGTTGGCATTATGTTATTTTGGAGTATGGGGACAAATTTAGTCAGAAACTTAATAACCATTATCCAAACGGCAATGAAGATATCTTATCGTGTCGACGACGATAAGCTAATGATATTTAATTTAGTCAATCTATTGACCGCCGGTTTTTGGGCTATTTTACCTATTTTTTGTGCTTTAGTTATCGTTGCAATCATTGCTCCAACTGGAGTTGGTGGTTTACTGTTTAGTCTGCAATCTATTAAACCTAATTTTAAAAAATTGAATCCCATTGCCGGATTTAAACGATTATTTAGTGGCAGAATTTTCTCTGAATTACTTAAAAGTGTCTTGAAAGTTATTTTAATTTCTATCACTTCTGCGCTGTTTTTATTACACCACTTTCCTGACATGTTGGCACTGCCCAATATGTATCTAAATAATGCCTTAGCAAAGGTAGTACAACTTTTAATAATTTGTGGGATATTGGCGGTTTTATCTTTAATTCCAATGGTTAGTTTTGACATTTTTTATCAGATCTGGAGCAATCTGAAAAAATTGAAAATGTCTAAACAAGAGATCAAAGACGAATTTAAAGAGCAAGAGGGCAATCCACAAATCAAGGGGCGTATTCGCCAAATGCAACAGGCAGTAGCAAGACGACGAATGATGAAAGATGTGGCGAAAGCAAATGTCATTGTTACTAACCCAACCCATTATGCTGTCGCATTACAATACGACGAAAAAACCATGGCTGCACCTAAATTATTGGCTAAAGGCACGAATAAAATTGCTTTGCGGATTAAAGAAATTGCAAACGAGCATAACATCCCACAATTAGAAGCGCCACCACTGGCACGTGCGCTATACCGACACGGCGAAATTGGAGAAACCATACCTGCTGAGTTATATACCGCCGTTGCTCAAATTTTGGCATGGGTCTATCAATTAAAACATTGGTATAAATATGGCGGTAATAAACCTATAGCACCGAATAATCTACCAATACCTGAATCATTCACCGTGAATAAATAA
- the flhA gene encoding flagellar biosynthesis protein FlhA: MLKSKLQNLLSINTLKNGHYQILAGPMLILLILSMMVLPLPAFILDLFFTFNIALSIIILIVALFTKRVLDFAAFPTVLLFATLLRLSLNVASTRVVLLKGHTGSAAAGRVIEAFGHFLVGGNFAIGIVVFIILVIINFMVITKGAGRIAEVGARFALDGMPGKQMAIDADLNAGLINEDEAKSRRAEVTQEADFYGSMDGASKFVRGDAIAGLLIMAITIIGGLLVGVMQHDMTLSDASKTYVLLTIGDGLVAQIPSLIISTAAGVIVTRVSSQENISEQMLNQLFNNPQVLILTAVVIGLLGLIPGMPNMVFLIFTAFLSLIAWWLTKQQKAKPKSTTLNTDAPATTPANNEASWSDVNIEDTLAMEVGYGLIPMVDQTQNGELLGRIRSLRKKFAQTFGFLPPQVHIRDNLSLAPYQYKIFIKGGEIGKGEIMNNKWLAINPGNVTDSIEGIATTEPAFGLPAIWIDENNKENAQILGYTVVDTSTMIATHFNHLLQQFASELLGRLETQELLERIKQEVPKLIEDFIPGVVSLTIFHKVLQNLIAEKVSIRDMRTIIETISEHAPNQNDAYQLLSIVRIALGRVITQQWFPGTDPINVIGLNVNLERLLLQAMQNTNNVEPGLAEHIIQQVQQAINQQEAIGAPPVLLVNHTLRPMLSQFLRPSFPQLAVLSNLEITDNREIKMTTQIGDDS, translated from the coding sequence ATGTTGAAATCAAAACTACAGAATTTATTATCAATTAATACTCTAAAAAATGGCCACTATCAAATATTAGCCGGGCCGATGCTTATTTTATTGATCCTGTCGATGATGGTACTGCCTTTACCAGCCTTTATTTTGGATCTATTTTTTACCTTTAATATCGCTTTATCCATTATTATTTTAATTGTGGCGCTATTTACTAAGCGTGTTCTTGATTTTGCGGCGTTCCCCACTGTTTTATTATTTGCCACTTTATTACGTTTATCTTTAAACGTTGCCTCAACTCGTGTTGTATTATTAAAAGGACATACCGGTAGTGCAGCTGCTGGGCGGGTCATTGAGGCATTCGGGCATTTTTTAGTAGGCGGTAATTTTGCAATCGGTATTGTTGTCTTTATTATTTTAGTCATAATTAACTTTATGGTTATTACCAAAGGCGCTGGTCGTATAGCAGAGGTTGGGGCTCGTTTTGCCTTAGACGGTATGCCGGGTAAACAAATGGCGATAGATGCCGATCTCAATGCCGGCTTAATTAACGAAGACGAAGCCAAATCCCGACGAGCTGAGGTAACTCAAGAAGCCGATTTTTATGGCTCAATGGATGGGGCAAGTAAATTTGTCCGTGGTGATGCGATTGCAGGCCTACTCATCATGGCAATCACCATTATTGGTGGCCTACTCGTTGGTGTTATGCAACACGATATGACGCTATCTGACGCCAGTAAAACTTATGTATTATTAACCATTGGTGATGGTCTGGTTGCCCAAATACCGTCGCTGATTATTTCAACCGCAGCGGGTGTGATTGTTACACGTGTTTCATCACAAGAAAATATCAGTGAACAGATGCTCAATCAGCTATTTAATAATCCGCAAGTTTTAATCTTAACAGCGGTTGTGATTGGTTTACTTGGATTAATTCCCGGCATGCCAAATATGGTTTTTTTAATCTTCACTGCATTTTTATCACTTATTGCATGGTGGTTAACTAAACAGCAAAAGGCAAAACCGAAAAGCACCACCTTAAACACTGATGCACCAGCTACAACGCCAGCAAATAACGAAGCAAGTTGGTCTGATGTCAATATTGAGGATACATTGGCAATGGAAGTCGGTTATGGGCTGATTCCAATGGTTGATCAAACACAAAATGGTGAATTATTAGGACGAATCCGTAGCCTACGCAAAAAGTTTGCCCAAACATTTGGCTTTTTGCCGCCACAAGTCCATATCCGTGACAATCTTTCTTTAGCTCCTTATCAATATAAAATATTTATCAAAGGCGGAGAAATCGGTAAAGGGGAGATAATGAATAATAAATGGCTTGCGATCAATCCCGGTAATGTTACAGATAGCATCGAAGGTATCGCAACCACTGAACCTGCTTTTGGATTACCGGCAATTTGGATAGATGAAAACAATAAAGAAAATGCCCAAATTTTAGGTTATACCGTAGTGGATACCAGCACCATGATTGCAACCCATTTCAATCATTTATTACAACAATTTGCCAGTGAACTACTCGGGCGTTTAGAAACTCAAGAATTACTTGAACGCATAAAACAAGAAGTGCCCAAACTTATCGAAGACTTTATTCCGGGCGTGGTGTCTTTAACGATATTTCACAAAGTTCTACAAAATCTAATAGCGGAAAAAGTATCAATTCGTGACATGCGAACAATTATTGAAACAATAAGTGAACATGCACCAAACCAAAATGATGCTTATCAGTTACTGAGCATTGTTAGAATCGCATTAGGAAGAGTTATTACTCAACAATGGTTTCCCGGTACAGATCCAATTAATGTCATTGGACTGAATGTCAATTTAGAACGTCTGTTACTGCAAGCAATGCAAAACACTAACAACGTTGAACCGGGATTAGCCGAACATATTATTCAACAAGTTCAGCAAGCAATTAATCAACAAGAAGCAATAGGTGCTCCGCCGGTATTATTAGTTAATCACACATTAAGACCAATGCTATCGCAATTTTTAAGACCAAGCTTTCCACAGCTAGCGGTATTATCAAATTTAGAAATTACGGATAATAGAGAGATTAAAATGACAACGCAAATTGGGGATGATAGTTAA
- a CDS encoding NAD(P)-dependent oxidoreductase — protein MKIAVIGASGKSGSLIVKEAIARGHDVTAIVRNPNSHVDPNAKVLVKDLFELTYEDLKPFDVIVDAFATWSLESLPQHQTSLKHLTDILSGKPNRLLVVGGAGSLYVNPQHTIRLVDTPEFPEEFKPLANNMAKALDELKKCQDVNWTYLSPAIEFIADGARTGHYKAGNEQVLFNSQGQSRISYADYAIAMIDEAENAKHIKQRFTVVAE, from the coding sequence ATGAAAATTGCGGTCATTGGTGCGAGTGGTAAATCAGGTAGTTTAATCGTTAAAGAAGCAATTGCGCGTGGGCATGATGTGACGGCGATTGTTCGTAATCCAAATTCGCATGTCGATCCTAATGCAAAAGTTCTCGTTAAAGATCTGTTCGAACTTACTTATGAAGATTTGAAACCTTTTGATGTGATTGTTGATGCATTTGCCACATGGAGTCTTGAATCACTGCCTCAACATCAAACCAGTTTAAAACATCTTACTGATATTTTAAGCGGTAAACCTAATCGTTTATTAGTTGTTGGCGGTGCCGGTAGTTTATATGTTAATCCACAACACACTATTCGTTTAGTTGATACCCCAGAATTTCCAGAAGAATTTAAACCGTTAGCCAATAATATGGCCAAAGCACTAGATGAGCTTAAAAAATGTCAGGATGTAAACTGGACTTACTTAAGCCCTGCGATTGAGTTTATTGCCGACGGAGCAAGAACAGGTCACTATAAAGCCGGTAATGAGCAGGTCTTGTTCAATTCGCAAGGACAAAGCCGAATCAGTTATGCCGATTATGCTATTGCCATGATCGATGAAGCTGAAAATGCCAAACATATTAAGCAACGTTTTACGGTAGTGGCTGAGTAA